TCGCATTCGACATGCGCACCGGCTGCGACGAGGAATAGCCGAGGAACGATTCGCCCTCCGGCTGGGCGTATTCCACCGGGCCGACCTTGTCCGACATGCCCCATTTGGTGACCATGTCACGGGCGAGACCGGTGGCGTACTGGATGTCGCCACTCGCGCCCGACGACACCTTGTCATAGCCGAAGATGATCTCTTCGGCGACGCGGCCGCCCATCGCCACGGCGAGGTTCGCGTACATCTTGTCGCGGTGGTAGCTGTAGGAATCGCGTTCCGGCAGGCGCATCACCATACCCAGAGCACGGCCGCGCGGGATGATCGTCGCCTTGTGGATCGGATCGGACGCCTGTTCGTGGATCGAAACGATCGCATGGCCCGCCTCGTGATAAGCGGTCATCCGCTTCTCGTCCTCGGTCATCACCATGCTGCGGCGCTCTGCGCCCATCATGACCTTGTCCTTGGCCTCTTCGAATTCGGCCATCGCAACGAGACGCTTGCCCTTGCGCGCGCCGGTCAGCGCCGCTTCGTTGACGAGGTTGGCGAGATCGGCGCCGGAGAAGCCCGGCGTGCCGCGTGCGATCACGCGCGCATCGACGTCGGGCGCCAGCGGCACCTTCTTCATATGCACTTCGAGGATCTTGATCCGCCCCTCGATATCCGGGCGCGGCACGACGACCTGACGATCGAAGCGACCCGGACGCAGCAAGGCGGGGTCGAGCACGTCGGGGCGGTTGGTTGCCGCGACGATGATGATGCCCTCGTTCGCCTCGAACCCGTCCATTTCGACCAGCAGCTGGTTGAGCGTCTGTTCGCGTTCGTCGTTGCCGTTGCCGAGGCCGGCACCGCGATGACGACCGACCGCGTCGATTTCATCAATGAAGACGATGCACGGCGCCGACTTCTTGGCCTGTTCGAACATGTCGCGCACGCGGCTGGCGCCGACGCCGACGAACATCTCGACGAAGTCCGAGCCCGAAATGGTGAAGAACGGCACGCCCGCCTCGCCCGCGATCGCGCGGGCGAGCAATGTCTTGCCGGTGCCGGGCGAACCGACGAGCAGCGCGCCCTTCGGGATCTTGCCGCCGAGGCGCGCGAACTTGGTCGGATCCTTCAGGAAGTCGACGATCTCGGTCAGCTCGCTGCGCGCCTCGTCGATGCCGGCGACGTCGTCGAAGGTCACCTTGCCCTCCTTCTGCGTCAGCATGCGGGCGCGGCTCTTGCCGAAGCCCATCGCGCCACCGCCGGT
The sequence above is a segment of the Sphingomonas insulae genome. Coding sequences within it:
- the ftsH gene encoding ATP-dependent zinc metalloprotease FtsH, which codes for MNDNDKQPPNGSGNDGGNGGGSPWMKSLLIWVGILLALALFVQLFNGPTSAGASNTVAYSKFLDQVDEGTVKDVAIGRDMITGTYSSGDKFRTYPIQDSTLVPHLRSKNVTIAAKPDEGTSMWMLLLYQSLPFLLFLGIAFFVIKQMQKNTGGGAMGFGKSRARMLTQKEGKVTFDDVAGIDEARSELTEIVDFLKDPTKFARLGGKIPKGALLVGSPGTGKTLLARAIAGEAGVPFFTISGSDFVEMFVGVGASRVRDMFEQAKKSAPCIVFIDEIDAVGRHRGAGLGNGNDEREQTLNQLLVEMDGFEANEGIIIVAATNRPDVLDPALLRPGRFDRQVVVPRPDIEGRIKILEVHMKKVPLAPDVDARVIARGTPGFSGADLANLVNEAALTGARKGKRLVAMAEFEEAKDKVMMGAERRSMVMTEDEKRMTAYHEAGHAIVSIHEQASDPIHKATIIPRGRALGMVMRLPERDSYSYHRDKMYANLAVAMGGRVAEEIIFGYDKVSSGASGDIQYATGLARDMVTKWGMSDKVGPVEYAQPEGESFLGYSSSQPVRMSNATAQLIDDEIKGIVEGGLTRAKHLLTEHVDQLHLLAGALLEYETLSGDEIKKLIAGEEIGRPDPSGPKSNVPRAGTSIPKTRRPGGPFGNPAPLGA